The genomic region CCTGACCAAATGCCTGACACCATGCGCGCCATGGCGATCACCAAAGGCCAAACACGCTCTCTGGTTGAGCGCCTGTTTGCTAGCCACCCACCCCTGGATGATCGTATCCGGGCGCTGAAAGAAGCCGCTTACCGCCAGTAAGCAAAACGCTTAATACACTACGCCAAGGCCCGCAGATGCGGGCCTTGTACGTTTAAATCACCCCTTTAATGTGCCTAACCTAGACGCAATGCACCTGAAAACCCGCGGCCTGAAGGGGCCGCTGCAAAGCCACCGCGTCTTTTTCTAACGTCACGCTAAGCGTGGCGAATTCGCGGCGCAGAGGGTATTGGACACGGCAGCGGTCAAACCCCTTGGCAAGACCCTCATGCAACACCTGTCGCTGCAGGGCATCGTGGTCGCGGCGCACGTCATACACCGCACGCACGCACAGCCGAAGCGCCTCTTCCACCGGCAGCGCACGCTGTAACGTGAGTGTGGAAAGCGCCGGCGGCGGGCAGAGTTCACTAAAGGGCGTGGCACTGGACTGACCTAACTGCTCTGCCAGCGCTTGCTGGATCATCCAGCTACCCCGCAGCTTGCCATCCAGGCTGTGCCCGGCAATATGCGGCGTGGCAAGAGCCACCAAGTCCCGAAGGCCAGCATCAATCCCCGGCTCGTCCTCCCATACGTCCAGCACGGCGGTGAGATCGCCCTTCCCCGCCAACCGGCTCCGCAAGGCTAGGCCATCAATACAGTCACCTCGTCCTGCGTTTAACAGCACCGTGCCTGGGGCTAATTCGTTAATGCGCTGGGCGTTAAGCAGTTGATAGGTAGCATGGGGCCCTTGTTTCACCAGCGGTGTATGCAGGCAAATGACGTTACAGCGCTCGATCAGTGTATCTAGTGCAACAAAATCACCTTCTCCTTCCTGCTCGGCTCTTGGGGAGTCGCACACCAATACCTCTACGCCTAACGCCTGCAAGCGGCCTTTCAAACGGCTACCCACGTTACCAGCACCAACAATCCCCACGGTGCGCTCCAGTAGCCGCCAACCCTCGCGCTCGCTCACCGTCAGCAGGCTGCTCAGCACGTAATCCACCACGGCCTCAGCATTGCAGCCAGGAGCGCTGGCAAAGCCAATATTGCGCTCAGCCAAATAAGCAAGATCAATATGGTCGGTACCGATAGTGCAGGTGCCCACAAAGCGCACTTGGCTATACGCTAGTAACGCTTGATTGACCTGAGTGATCGAGCGAACAACCAGTGCATCGGCATCGCGGATGTCAGCCGCACGGATCTCACGGCCTGGCAAGCGGTGCAGCACACCAAAGGAGCCAAAACAGGCGTCGGCGGCAGGGATATTGGCGT from Halomonas sp. 7T harbors:
- the pdxB gene encoding 4-phosphoerythronate dehydrogenase PdxB, which codes for MKLVIDANIPAADACFGSFGVLHRLPGREIRAADIRDADALVVRSITQVNQALLAYSQVRFVGTCTIGTDHIDLAYLAERNIGFASAPGCNAEAVVDYVLSSLLTVSEREGWRLLERTVGIVGAGNVGSRLKGRLQALGVEVLVCDSPRAEQEGEGDFVALDTLIERCNVICLHTPLVKQGPHATYQLLNAQRINELAPGTVLLNAGRGDCIDGLALRSRLAGKGDLTAVLDVWEDEPGIDAGLRDLVALATPHIAGHSLDGKLRGSWMIQQALAEQLGQSSATPFSELCPPPALSTLTLQRALPVEEALRLCVRAVYDVRRDHDALQRQVLHEGLAKGFDRCRVQYPLRREFATLSVTLEKDAVALQRPLQAAGFQVHCV